CCCGATGGCGGCCCGTTATGGCCGCGTCCTGATGGTCGACGCCGTTTCCTCCTTGGGAGGCATCCCGATCCAGATGGACGCTTGGGGGATCGGGCTTTGCGCCTCTGCCTCGCAGAAGTGCCTCGGCGCTCCGCCTGGCCTAGCGACCGTGGCCGTGAGTCCGTCGGCCTGGTCGCTGATCGATCGCGCCGAGAACAAGGGACACGGCTGGTATCTGAACCTGCGGGTCTGGCGGCAGTATGCAACCGAATGGGCCGGGTGGCACCCCTTCCCCATTACCATGGCCACCAACAACGTCCTGGCCCTGCGCGCCGGGCTGCACAGTCTGCTCTCAGAAGGAATCGAACGACGGGTGAAGAGGTACCACGCCCTGGCTCTGCGCC
This DNA window, taken from Anaerolineales bacterium, encodes the following:
- a CDS encoding aminotransferase class V-fold PLP-dependent enzyme, with protein sequence PMAARYGRVLMVDAVSSLGGIPIQMDAWGIGLCASASQKCLGAPPGLATVAVSPSAWSLIDRAENKGHGWYLNLRVWRQYATEWAGWHPFPITMATNNVLALRAGLHSLLSEGIERRVKRYHALALRLRQGLREIGMPPYTPDELLAPVLTAAFGPPGVPTGKIVAYMAEVHHTKIAGGLGDLLKDKIIRIGHMSPTVAESDIDQVLSQLASFTPEWREAP